From a single Sorghum bicolor cultivar BTx623 chromosome 5, Sorghum_bicolor_NCBIv3, whole genome shotgun sequence genomic region:
- the LOC8064381 gene encoding putative disease resistance RPP13-like protein 3: MELAVAALGSLLPKLATLLTDEYKLQKGVRGEIRFLHAEMESMQAALDRVSNLPPQQIDDLNNIWVRDLKELSYDIEDSVDSFMLRVDAPGSAKPKSFKRFFDRTIGLLTKAMARHHIADDIHDIKSRIQEVAGRRERYRFPEVAGQPKNTEMDPRLPALYEDVKNLVGIEGPAEKLTALLSAQKQKLMVVSIVGVGGLGKTTLANSVYQTIRAEFQSQAFVSVSLKPDINKILSSILRQVSGQQYPNPEAWSHTELIDTIRQILEKKRYIIVIDDVWAESAWTQIKCALIENSLGSRVIVTTRNADVAKFSCSSIDGTMCELDPLSYEDSKKLLCKRIFNENEEMHSELEEVSRKILDKCGGIPLAIITTASLFTKYEWYGVYSSMGSGLHKDKSLDSMRAILYLSYSDLPSYLKPCLLYLSMFPEDYEIPSDELVRLWIAEGFVDEKLGCNLYDLGERYFNELVSRSMIQPIYNEDGSPSGCRVHDMILDFIISLATQENFVTILDVPCHISSARKIRRLSLRGSKVEREEQVIYQATLNISHVRSLVAFGDAVQWVPTTSRFPVLRVLAFKHDWSDNIHPKDLGSLQHLRYLALQGMFQTKLLEGIGNLKLLKTLDLRGRFKGELPASLNQLRQLESLLNCTNIVKLPDGIGNLISLNELWWLNVDKSPNTLAELGSLTKLRVLKINGLHRNQSYMKTFLQALSNLINLRRLVFYGEGSCSLDMPDQWTGPAHLQSFDGDDLIFSQVPRWFSSLSELSRLSMYVNLLRQEDFNLLGALPVLRFLDLGGDPFGTTTEEQVVVGADHPFRSLQEFKFYPKTRCWLEFARGVMPKLQRLVLSFEVKKWEGGGFDVGLENLASLKYVTVKVDCAGVRIKEVEDVETKVSDAVDMLPNHVTLKISREWTILMIQDENKDGHAVSEES, from the exons ATGGAGCTCGCGGTGGCGGCCCTGGGCAGCCTCCTCCCCAAGCTTGCCACGCTCCTCACAGATGAGTACAAGCTGCAGAAGGGGGTCAGGGGGGAGATCAGGTTCCTCCATGCCGAAATGGAGAGCATGCAGGCTGCCCTCGACAGGGTGTCCAACCTGCCGCCTCAACAGATCGATGATCTTAACAACATTTGGGTGAGGGACTTGAAGGAGCTGTCCTATGACATTGAGGACAGTGTTGACTCTTTCATGCTCCGAGTCGATGCCCCTGGTTCTGCCAAGCCAAAGAGCTTCAAAAGATTCTTTGACAGGACCATTGGGCTATTGACAAAAGCTATGGCTCGGCATCACATCGCTGATGACATCCATGACATCAAGAGCCGCATCCAAGAGGTCGCTGGTAGGCGAGAAAggtacagatttccagaagttGCAGGGCAGCCAAAGAATACAGAAATGGATCCTAGGTTGCCTGCTCTCTACGAAGATGTAAAGAACCTCGTTGGTATTGAAGGCCCTGCAGAGAAGCTCACTGCTTTGCTAAGTGCACAAAAACAGAAGCTAATGGTTGTCTCAATTGTCGGAGTTGGAGGCCTTGGGAAAACCACTCTTGCAAATTCGGTGTATCAAACAATCAGAGCAGAATTTCAGTCACAAGCTTTTGTTTCAGTCTCCCTTAAGCCAGACATTAACAAGATTTTGAGCAGCATACTACGGCAGGTTAGCGGACAACAGTACCCCAATCCTGAAGCATGGAGCCATACAGAGCTTATAGATACAATCAGACAAATACTTGAGAAAAAAAG gTACATTATTGTAATAGATGATGTATGGGCAGAGTCTGCATGGACACAGATCAAGTGTGCTCTAATTGAAAACAGTCTTGGTAGCCGGGTCATCGTAACTACCCGGAATGCTGATGTGGCAAAATTTTCTTGCTCATCCATTGATGGTACAATGTGTGAACTAGATCCCCTCTCCTATGAGGACTCAAAAAAGCTGCTATGTAAAAGGATATTCAATGAAAATGAGGAAATGCATTCTGAACTAGAGGAGGTATCACGGAAAATTTTGGACAAATGTGGTGGTATACCATTGGCTATCATTACTACAGCTAGTTTATTT ACAAAGTATGAATGGTATGGTGTGTACAGTTCAATGGGTTCTGGACTTCATAAGGACAAGAGCCTTGACAGCATGAGAGCGATCCTGTATCTTAGTTATTCAGATCTGCCTTCCTATCTAAAGCCGTGCTTGCTGTATCTAAGCATGTTCCCTgaggattatgagattccaagtGATGAGTTGGTACGGCTTTGGATAGCAGAAGGTTTCGTTGATGAAAAACTGGGGTGCAATTTGTATGATCTTGGAGAGAGGTACTTCAACGAGCTCGTCAGCAGAAGCATGATTCAACCAATATATAATGAGGATGGTAGTCCAAGTGGTTGTCGAGTACATGATATGATTCTCGATTTCATTATATCCCTTGCAACTCAAGAAAATTTTGTCACCATATTAGATGTTCCGTGCCATATATCTTCAGCACGCAAGATTCGACGATTATCACTGCGAGGCAGCAAAGTAGAAAGAGAAGAACAAGTGATATATCAAGCAACACTGAACATATCCCATGTCAGGTCATTAgttgcttttggtgatgccgttCAGTGGGTGCCAACTACGTCAAGGTTTCCAGTTCTCCGTGTTTTGGCTTTCAAACACGATTGGAGCGACAATATCCATCCTAAGGATCTAGGAAGTCTGCAGCACTTGAGATATCTTGCACTACAAGGTATGTTCCAAACAAAGCTTCTAGAAGGAATTGGGAATCTAAAGCTTCTCAAGACACTGGATCTGCGGGGCCGATTCAAAGGAGAACTGCCAGCGAGTCTTAATCAGCTACGACAACTAGAAAGTCTGTTAAATTGTACTAATATAGTGAAACTTCCAGATGGGATTGGGAATCTAATATCCCTAAACGAGCTATGGTGGCTAAATGTGGACAAATCACCAAATACTTTGGCTGAACTTGGTAGCCTTACTAAACTCAGAGTGCTGAAAATAAATGGCTTACATAGAAACCAGAGTTACATGAAGACATTTCTACAGGCCCTGTCCAATCTCATCAACCTTCGCAGACTAGTTTTTTATGGAGAGGGATCATGCTCTCTAGACATGCCAGACCAATGGACGGGCCCTGCACATCTCCAAAGCTTTGATGGGGATGATTTGATCTTCTCCCAGGTGCCCCGGTGGTTTTCCTCCCTCTCTGAACTCTCCAGATTGTCCATGTACGTCAATCTTCTAAGACAGGAGGATTTCAATCTGCTTGGGGCTTTGCCCGTGCTACGTTTTCTTGATCTAGGAGGAGATCCCTTTGGCACCACCACCGAAGAACAGGTGGTAGTTGGTGCTGATCACCCCTTCCGCTCTCTACAAGAGTTTAAGTTTTATCCTAAGACAAGATGTTGGCTGGAGTTTGCTCGAGGAGTGATGCCAAAGCTTCAACGGCTTGTGTTATCCTTCGAAGTGAAAAAGTGGGAAGGTGGTGGTTTTGATGTTGGACTGGAGAACCTTGCTTCACTTAAATACGTCACTGTCAAGGTTGACTGTGCGGGTGTCCGGATTAAGGAGGTGGAGGATGTCGAGACCAAGGTCAGCGATGCAGTCGACATGCTTCCGAACCATGTAACCCTTAAGATATCAAGAGAATGGACAATCCTAATGATACAGGATGAGAACAAAGATGGTCATGCGGTATCCGAGGAAAG TTAA